The Variovorax paradoxus genome window below encodes:
- a CDS encoding type IV toxin-antitoxin system AbiEi family antitoxin domain-containing protein — protein MRQDTHAQRILDLLRRKGMLRASDLDATNTPRVALTRMTDAGLLEKVGRGLYRLPEPGGSEHESLAAIATKVPQAVFCLLTALQFHELTTQLPRQVWIAMPRGSHVPRIAYPPLKMVQVSGEAYSAGIEVVERDQVPLRVYGVAKTVVDCFKHRNKIGLDVALEALRDARAQRKASADELWHYARICRVANVMRPYLEAIE, from the coding sequence GTGCGCCAGGACACCCACGCTCAACGAATTCTCGATCTGCTCCGGCGCAAGGGGATGCTCCGCGCCAGCGATCTGGACGCCACCAATACGCCCCGTGTGGCGCTGACGCGCATGACGGATGCAGGCCTGCTGGAGAAGGTGGGACGCGGTCTCTACCGCCTGCCCGAACCGGGAGGCTCCGAACATGAGAGCCTTGCGGCGATCGCCACCAAGGTTCCCCAGGCCGTGTTCTGCCTGCTCACCGCCCTGCAGTTCCATGAGCTCACCACGCAGCTGCCGCGCCAGGTCTGGATCGCAATGCCGCGCGGCAGCCATGTCCCGAGGATCGCCTACCCGCCGCTCAAGATGGTCCAGGTTTCCGGCGAAGCCTATTCGGCGGGCATCGAGGTAGTCGAGCGAGACCAGGTGCCACTGCGTGTCTACGGCGTGGCCAAGACCGTGGTGGATTGCTTCAAGCACCGCAACAAGATCGGCCTGGATGTGGCGCTCGAAGCCCTTCGAGATGCGCGGGCCCAGCGCAAGGCGTCGGCGGACGAGCTTTGGCACTACGCGAGGATCTGCCGCGTCGCCAATGTGATGCGTCCCTACCTGGAGGCCATCGAGTGA